CGCCACCGCCAGCAATACGGCGATGGCAACGATTGCCCCCAGCGGCCCCACCCACCACGAGCCAAGCTGCTTGGTCTGGCTAACGATCAAGGTCAACATCACCGCCAGTGTCGCACCATCGGCCATGCCCAGCATGTCAGGTGATGCCAGCCGGTTTCGGGTCAATGCCTGGATCAGACAACCCGCACTACCCAATGCCAGGCCCGCCAGCGCCGCCACAAAGATTCGTGGCAAACGGAATTCATTCAGCAGCAACTGAGTACCCGGCGGGCCTTCGTGACGCATGGCTTGCCATACCGCGGCTGGACTCAGCCAGCTTGCCCCCGCCATCAATGACAGGAAAATGACCATGGCCAACAAAGCCAGCAAGATGGGAACCAACAACATCGCCCGCCTGGACATTAACCAGGAAAAGCGCCCGACACGAACAGGATACAGGCCGGGCTCCAATAGCGGCAAAGTGGCCTCTCCAGTCATTGCATTCCCCTTTCGATCCGCCCTTGTCGTGCCATCCAGATCAGCAAGGGCGTACCCAGAATGGCAGTCAGCACGCCAACGGGCGTCTCATAGGGTTGCATCAACACACGAATCGCTTCATCAGCCACCAACAGCAGCAAAGCACCCAGCCATGCAGCAGCAAACAGCTGACTGCCAAGGCGAGGTGGGGCCAGTTTCCGAGCGGCAAATGGTGCGACCAGGCCCACAAACCCGATCGGACCGGCAAGCGCCACCGCACCGCCAGTCAACAAGGTCACCGTCAAAATGGTTGCGGCACGCAAAGGGCCAGGGCGATGTCCTAACGATTGCGCCATATCGTCACCCAATTGCAAGGCAGACAAGGGCTTATGCAATACCGCGGCCGCCACAATACCGATCAGCATGGCTGGGGCGACCCACGCGACCTGACTCAGGTTGACGCCGGAAAACGATCCTTGCGACCAGAACCGATACTGGTCGAGACTGTTCGGCGAGGCCAGCAGCAATGAAGCGCTGAGCCCATGGAACGTCGCCCCCAGTGCCGCACCAGCCAGCACCAGTCGCAACGGGGCATCTGCATGGCGGGTGGCATGGGCCAGCCCCAGCACACAAAGATTACCCACCAAAGCACCCAGGGCCGCAAAAACCAGGTAGCCCAGCCCAGTCTGAATACCCGCCCAACTGATGCCGATCACCACACCCAGCGCGCTGCCGCCATTGACACCCATCAATCCGGGTTCAGCCAGCGGGTTACGAGTGACGGCCTGCATCAAACAACCTGACAACCCCAAAGCCCCCCCAACCATCAAGGCCGACACTGTGCGCGGCAGGCGCAATGTCATCATCACCATGTCCAACTGGGCATTGGCACGCTCCCCAGCATCGCCCAACAGGTAAGCCAAGCTTTGACCCGGCCCGAATTGCCCCGCCCCCAGCAACAACGATGCCAATATCGCCATCAATAAAGCACACGCCAGCACAGCCCAGATCAGGCGTCGTGCCGGCGTCATCGAATCCAAACTCATCATGCGTACTTCAAGTCTCAACGTGTAGCCATTGCCTTGTCGACATCGGTCAATACCGCCATGGCTGCCAACGGGCCACCCAGGCTGGTCCACAACGATCCATCCACCACCACCAGCTGATTGCGCTTGACGGCATTGAGCTGATTGAACGCGGGGGTCTGGCGAGCCACCTGCAATGCGTCGGCAGCTTGACCGGTAGTGCTGAGGGTACCAACAAACAACCAATCGGCATCCACCCGGTTCAGCGCTTCCAAGCTGATGGGTGGCGAATGGGCCACGCCAGGTTGCTGCTGTGTCGCCGGCCGCACCAATTGCACATCGGCCAGCACACGACTGGCAAACGAGTCTTTCAACATATAGGCCGGGCCTTGCGGACTCCAACGGACAATGCTGACCGTGGCATTGGCTTGTTTGGCCAACCGTGTCCGTACCGTCGCAGCACGCGCCCGATATTCGGTCATGAAGC
This portion of the Chitinivorax sp. B genome encodes:
- a CDS encoding iron chelate uptake ABC transporter family permease subunit, whose translation is MTGEATLPLLEPGLYPVRVGRFSWLMSRRAMLLVPILLALLAMVIFLSLMAGASWLSPAAVWQAMRHEGPPGTQLLLNEFRLPRIFVAALAGLALGSAGCLIQALTRNRLASPDMLGMADGATLAVMLTLIVSQTKQLGSWWVGPLGAIVAIAVLLAVA
- a CDS encoding iron ABC transporter permease, with amino-acid sequence MMSLDSMTPARRLIWAVLACALLMAILASLLLGAGQFGPGQSLAYLLGDAGERANAQLDMVMMTLRLPRTVSALMVGGALGLSGCLMQAVTRNPLAEPGLMGVNGGSALGVVIGISWAGIQTGLGYLVFAALGALVGNLCVLGLAHATRHADAPLRLVLAGAALGATFHGLSASLLLASPNSLDQYRFWSQGSFSGVNLSQVAWVAPAMLIGIVAAAVLHKPLSALQLGDDMAQSLGHRPGPLRAATILTVTLLTGGAVALAGPIGFVGLVAPFAARKLAPPRLGSQLFAAAWLGALLLLVADEAIRVLMQPYETPVGVLTAILGTPLLIWMARQGRIERGMQ